One Glutamicibacter halophytocola DNA segment encodes these proteins:
- a CDS encoding phosphoenolpyruvate carboxykinase (GTP) — MSTSSDQTVIDAAATSHKALASWVEEVAALTKPDRVYWVDGSAEEADRLTAELVEAGTLVKLTDPNFPNSYAGFSDPKDVARVEERTFICSKKKEDAGFTNNWEDPEKMKSMLNGLFDGSMRGRTMYVIPFVMGPLDAETPAYGVEITDSAYVVASMRIMAKIGTEVLRKMEAENAFFVPALHSVGAPLKPGQEDVAWPCNENKWIVHFPEERSIMSFGSGYGGNALLGKKCYSLRIASAMARDEGWLAEHMLILKLTSPQNKAYHIAAAFPSACGKTNLALLDPTIDGWKAETLGDDINWMRIGKDGELRGVNPEYGLFGVAPGTGWSTNPNAMRAIAKGNNIFTNVALTDEGGVWWEGMTDEIPAHLTDWLGNDWTPESGRPAAHPNSRFCTPISQVDMLSEDYYSPNGVKIDAILFGGRRKTTIPLVTEARSWTNGIFMGSTLSSETTAAAAGATGVIRRDPMAMLPFIGYNAGDYLNHWDNISAKLNPEQMPKIFLVNWFRRTADGGFAWPGFGDNSRVLKWAIERIEGTADAKETIIGNVPTGESIDLTGLEGFTPADVEAAVAVNKDEWATEVEGIEEWYANFGDALPASLRAELDGLKSRLNA; from the coding sequence ATGAGCACGAGCTCGGATCAGACCGTTATCGACGCAGCCGCCACTTCGCACAAGGCGTTGGCAAGCTGGGTTGAAGAAGTGGCCGCCCTGACGAAGCCGGATCGTGTTTATTGGGTAGACGGATCAGCTGAAGAAGCCGATCGACTGACCGCCGAGCTGGTCGAGGCCGGAACCCTGGTTAAGCTGACCGATCCAAATTTCCCTAACTCCTACGCTGGATTCTCGGATCCCAAGGACGTTGCGCGAGTAGAAGAGCGCACCTTCATCTGCTCCAAGAAGAAGGAAGACGCTGGCTTCACCAATAACTGGGAAGACCCGGAGAAGATGAAGTCCATGCTCAATGGCCTGTTTGACGGGTCGATGCGCGGACGCACCATGTACGTTATTCCTTTTGTCATGGGGCCGCTGGATGCCGAAACTCCTGCCTACGGCGTAGAAATCACCGACTCCGCCTACGTCGTGGCTTCCATGCGCATCATGGCCAAGATCGGAACTGAAGTCCTGCGCAAGATGGAAGCGGAGAATGCCTTCTTCGTACCGGCTTTGCACTCGGTCGGCGCACCATTGAAGCCAGGACAGGAAGACGTTGCGTGGCCATGCAACGAGAACAAGTGGATTGTGCACTTCCCGGAAGAGCGCTCCATCATGTCCTTCGGTTCGGGCTACGGCGGCAACGCGTTGCTGGGCAAGAAGTGCTACTCGTTGCGCATTGCCTCGGCCATGGCCCGCGATGAGGGCTGGCTTGCAGAGCACATGCTGATTCTGAAGCTGACCAGCCCGCAGAACAAGGCCTACCACATCGCGGCTGCCTTCCCATCGGCTTGCGGCAAGACCAACCTCGCTTTGCTGGACCCAACCATCGATGGATGGAAGGCAGAGACCCTGGGCGATGACATCAACTGGATGCGCATCGGCAAGGACGGCGAACTGCGCGGCGTGAACCCGGAATACGGGCTGTTCGGCGTAGCGCCAGGCACCGGCTGGTCCACCAACCCGAACGCCATGCGCGCCATTGCCAAGGGCAACAACATTTTCACCAATGTGGCCCTCACCGACGAAGGCGGCGTGTGGTGGGAAGGCATGACCGACGAGATTCCAGCACACCTGACCGACTGGTTGGGCAATGACTGGACCCCGGAGTCCGGACGCCCGGCAGCGCACCCTAACTCGCGCTTCTGCACCCCGATCTCGCAGGTCGACATGCTCTCGGAGGACTACTACTCGCCAAACGGCGTGAAGATTGACGCGATCCTCTTCGGCGGCCGCCGCAAGACCACCATCCCATTGGTGACCGAAGCGCGCAGCTGGACCAACGGCATCTTCATGGGTTCCACCCTGTCCTCGGAAACCACCGCGGCAGCCGCAGGCGCCACCGGCGTGATCCGCCGCGATCCAATGGCCATGCTGCCATTCATCGGCTACAACGCAGGTGACTACCTGAACCACTGGGATAACATCTCGGCCAAGCTCAACCCTGAGCAGATGCCGAAGATCTTCCTGGTCAACTGGTTCCGCCGCACCGCCGATGGCGGCTTCGCATGGCCAGGTTTCGGCGACAACTCGCGTGTGCTCAAGTGGGCTATCGAGCGCATCGAAGGCACCGCCGATGCCAAGGAAACCATCATAGGCAACGTGCCAACCGGCGAGTCCATCGACCTGACCGGCTTGGAAGGCTTCACCCCGGCCGACGTCGAGGCTGCCGTAGCCGTGAACAAGGACGAATGGGCCACCGAGGTCGAGGGCATCGAAGAATGGTACGCAAACTTCGGCGACGCGCTGCCAGCTTCGCTGCGGGCCGAGCTTGATGGCTTGAAGTCGCGCCTGAACGCCTAG
- a CDS encoding PadR family transcriptional regulator → MVLARLILGLLCLSPMTGYELKKHFDSSINHFWNADKAQIYRTLAQLVDKGYATVRTVAQSNYPDRQEHHITDAGREVLTGWLSAGAVQSPERDPFMGQVFFAAELEREDIEALLVQRREATQFILDDYLSQREGIDMRAAADRRSFLMAATLDHAIRQQAAELEWLDAVLEYLP, encoded by the coding sequence ATGGTTTTGGCACGTTTGATTCTTGGGCTGCTGTGCTTGTCGCCGATGACTGGCTATGAGCTCAAAAAGCACTTTGACTCCTCTATTAACCACTTCTGGAATGCGGACAAGGCACAGATTTATCGCACCTTGGCTCAGCTGGTTGATAAGGGCTATGCCACCGTGCGCACCGTAGCGCAAAGCAATTACCCTGACCGCCAAGAACACCACATCACCGACGCGGGACGCGAAGTCCTCACCGGGTGGCTGTCGGCAGGAGCCGTGCAATCTCCAGAACGTGATCCCTTCATGGGGCAGGTGTTCTTCGCCGCCGAATTGGAGCGCGAAGACATCGAAGCATTGCTGGTGCAGCGTCGCGAAGCTACCCAGTTCATCCTCGATGACTACCTCTCCCAGCGCGAAGGCATCGATATGCGCGCGGCCGCCGACCGGCGAAGCTTCTTGATGGCCGCCACCCTTGACCATGCGATCCGACAACAAGCCGCCGAGCTGGAATGGCTCGACGCGGTATTGGAGTACCTGCCATGA
- a CDS encoding alpha/beta fold hydrolase, with protein sequence MTSAKDSGPKPAQGTARDATDYPEVHPGRAAEGQRQVPTLVFLHGGNVGNWSWDPQVLAFGDFNILTLHLPAFGARFEETWEGLESAADDVAALIADEVSEGGVHLVGISLGGVIALHVAARHPELVDSVLITGAPVTGASATARAFHRMQLKLIGSEWYWRFQAGAYGMVDDERELFTEHGVKLKPENMRAIMNDLDPGGLPGNLEAYQGPVLALVGAKEPKIVQKSFAALREKLPQAITRVVPGMHHQWNIENPILFNSVLRKWIADGGLHQILVDPQAVKPARGAKPAPAEQPAEAPADQSRAAAESMGAAEEAGQKKPGRFTAKLDFKKKEPQQGDRREDPADTEK encoded by the coding sequence ATGACTTCCGCCAAAGATTCCGGGCCCAAGCCAGCTCAAGGCACAGCGCGTGACGCCACCGACTACCCCGAGGTCCACCCGGGGCGGGCGGCAGAGGGCCAGCGCCAGGTGCCAACCCTGGTCTTCTTGCACGGAGGCAACGTCGGCAACTGGAGCTGGGACCCCCAGGTCCTGGCCTTCGGCGACTTCAACATCCTCACCCTGCACCTGCCGGCCTTCGGAGCCCGCTTCGAGGAAACCTGGGAGGGCTTGGAATCGGCCGCCGACGATGTAGCAGCGCTGATCGCCGACGAAGTCTCCGAAGGCGGCGTGCACCTGGTTGGCATTTCACTCGGTGGGGTCATTGCCCTGCACGTGGCTGCACGGCATCCCGAACTGGTGGACTCGGTGCTGATCACCGGTGCTCCGGTGACCGGGGCCAGCGCCACAGCCCGCGCCTTCCACCGGATGCAGCTGAAGCTGATCGGCAGCGAATGGTACTGGCGTTTCCAAGCCGGGGCCTACGGCATGGTTGACGACGAGCGCGAGCTGTTCACCGAACACGGGGTCAAGCTGAAGCCCGAAAATATGCGTGCCATCATGAACGACCTGGATCCTGGCGGGCTGCCTGGGAACCTCGAAGCCTATCAAGGGCCGGTGCTTGCGCTGGTGGGCGCCAAAGAGCCGAAAATCGTGCAGAAGTCGTTCGCGGCATTGCGCGAGAAGCTTCCGCAGGCGATCACCCGAGTGGTTCCGGGAATGCATCACCAGTGGAATATCGAGAATCCGATCCTCTTCAACTCGGTGCTGCGCAAGTGGATTGCCGATGGCGGCCTGCACCAGATCCTCGTTGACCCGCAGGCGGTGAAACCGGCACGCGGCGCCAAGCCGGCGCCAGCGGAACAGCCGGCTGAAGCACCGGCAGATCAAAGCCGGGCAGCCGCGGAATCGATGGGGGCGGCAGAAGAAGCCGGGCAGAAGAAGCCGGGCAGGTTCACCGCGAAACTCGATTTCAAGAAGAAGGAGCCGCAGCAAGGCGATCGCCGGGAAGATCCTGCGGATACCGAAAAGTAG